A single Lactuca sativa cultivar Salinas chromosome 8, Lsat_Salinas_v11, whole genome shotgun sequence DNA region contains:
- the LOC111921160 gene encoding uncharacterized protein At1g66480: MGNSLGARKKTTKIMKMNGETIKLKTPVNAGDVMKSHPGLVLLDSEMVKHYGVRAKPLEPQQDLKAKRLYFLVELPKFPEDKSARRVRSGINMSAKDRLESLMLGRRSASDLSFMKAPSIMVENGGGGGGGGVEPLRVKLRLPKAEVERLMRESKDGGEAAEKIMRLCMEKNGGGGGGGGGGEEPTDKRRVQWKEDASKGRGKRVGFLPVSQELNVE, from the coding sequence ATGGGAAACAGCTTAGGAGCAAGAAAGAAAACTACAAAGATCATGAAAATGAACGGCGAAACGATTAAGTTGAAGACACCGGTGAACGCCGGCGATGTGATGAAGAGCCACCCGGGTCTCGTGTTGTTGGATTCGGAGATGGTGAAGCATTACGGAGTCCGGGCTAAGCCGTTGGAGCCTCAACAAGATCTAAAGGCTAAGAGGCTTTACTTCTTGGTTGAATTGCCAAAGTTTCCTGAAGATAAATCGGCCAGAAGAGTCCGGTCGGGGATAAATATGAGCGCCAAGGACCGGCTGGAAAGCCTAATGTTGGGTCGGAGGTCGGCGTCGGATTTATCGTTTATGAAGGCGCCGAGCATTATGGTGGAGaatggcggcggtggtggtggaggtggtgtcgaGCCTTTGAGGGTGAAGTTGAGGCTGCCAAAGGCGGAGGTAGAGAGGTTGATGAGAGAGAGCAAAGATGGTGGTGAGGCGGCGGAGAAGATCATGAGACTTTGCATGGAGAAAAATGGCggcggaggtggtggtggtggtggtggcgaggAACCGACGGATAAACGGCGGGTGCAATGGAAAGAGGATGCTTCCAAAGGCCGTGGG